The genomic segment CCGTAGCCGACGATGTATTCCTCGCCGATTTCAAAGCCCACGTAGTCGATGGCCTCGCGTGCTTCGGTGGGGGCGCTGCTTTTGGCCAGCAGCGCCGCGGTGCGCACCGATGCCGGGCGCTGGGCGCGCACGGTGGAGAGGGTGCGAGTGAGCGTCAGGCCGGTGTCGAGCACGTCCTCGACAATGAGCACGTGCTTGTCCTTGAGGTTGAAGGGCGCGCCGATGCTCATGATGACCTTGCCCGAGGAGGTGGCCTGGTCGCCGTAGCTCGAGGCGCGCACGAACTCGATCTGCAGGGGCAGGGTAATGTGGCGCACCAGGTCGGCCATGAAGATGAACGAGCCCTTGAGTAGGCCGATCACCACGAGTTCTTCGGCCGCCAGATCGGCGCTGATCTGCTCGCCCAGAGCGGCGACCCGCTCAGCGATCTTGTCGGATGAAAGGAAGGGTTCGAGGTTGTCTTCGCGCACAGGTGTTCCCCATAGGCCGCGACCGAATCCGCTGACTCGATATGAGTCAGCAGCCGCCCGATCGTTCCCGCAATCCCCGCGTGGGGGATCATCACAAGAAAGCCGGGCAATTGCAAAAGTAAACAAGTGTTAATCTCCGCGCAGTGGGCAATGGCCCGGCGGGGTGCTAGTTTCCGCCCCGTATTGGTGAGGCGGGAGGCTTTATGAATTTCTGGCACAAACTCGCACGCGCCGCGCTGGTTCTGGGCGCGCTCGCGCTGAGTGTTCCGGGCACGGCGGCGGCCGCTTCGAGCTACAAGAACCGCGAAGGCAAGATCCAGGTCGGCGCCGGCATCGGTATGTCGGCCAGCCCCTTCGACCTGACCGGCGGCATCGAGGCCCAGTTCTTTCCGGCCAATTCGGTGAGCATCGGTCCCCGGCTGAGCTTCATCCCGGCCGAGCGCGGCCCGGCCGACTCCTTTAATGAAGACATCTACCTGCTGATGCTCGACCTGCGCTTCCACCCGCCCATGGGGGAGAAGCTCTCGCGGCTCAAGCCCTTCATCGGCATCGGCGCGGGTATCAGCTTCATCGACTACTCGCTTCCCGTATTCGGCAGCCATGTGGACATCTCCCCGGCTGTGGAGTTCGGCGCGGGCCTCAACTACTTCGTGGCCGATACCGTCTCGCTGGGAACGCAGGCGCACGTCATTTTGCCACTGGGTTCGAGCTATCGCGGGGTGGAGGAAGACGCCGTCCTGGAGTGGCAGATCGTCCACTTCGACTTTCTATTCTAGGATTCTGGAGCCCTTTTCATCGGGCGTCCGAAATGAGTATGGTTTGAGTTCGCCGAAACCGGCACGAAAGAGAAACCAGTCATGTCGAAACGTGATGCGCCTGCCGTCTCGGGCGGGCAGGGCAACCTCAACGCGATTCTCGATCGCGGCACCCAATATGAAGGCAAGCTGACCTTTGAGGGCACCGTGCTCATCAATGGCCAGTTCTCCGGCGAGATTTTCACGAAGGACCACCTCATCGTGGGAGAGCATGGGCAGGTCAGCGCCGACATCCAGGCCGGGTCGATCCAGATCTCCGGCGAGGTAAATGGCTCGATCCGGGCCGGTACAAAGGTGGAAATCCTCTCGACCGGGCGTTTTCGCGGGGAACTCAATGTGCCGCCGCAGTGCCTCAAGATCGAGCCCGGTGCCATTCTCGACGGCACCGTGCACATGGATCAGGGCGGCAAGCAGGCGCAGCAACCGCAGCCCCAGGAAAAGGCCGGCTGAGAGACGATTTCGACGCGATTTTTTCGCTCAAATTCAACGTAAAAACAGGCGCTTGCATCGATTGCCCGCTTTCCTTGACATGGCCGGGGGGCAGTGATAAAAGCGTGCACGCCCACGGCCCATACGGGCCATTTTTCGGGGCTATTTCAACAGGGGAAAGGCTGGAAGCGAGTGCTCACGCCCGACTGGACGTACTTTCCACAACTCGCGATCTTTCTGGCTACCGTCGTTTTTCTGAACCTGGTGTTGCTCCGGCCGTTCCGCAAGGTGCTGGCCGATCGAGAGCAGGGGACGACTGAAACCGACAGCGAAGCCGGTGATCTGCGAGCCGAGGCCGGTCGCCTCGAGGCCGACTATGATGCGCGCCTCAAGGCCGCCCGTGACCAGGCGACTGCCCAGCGTGCCGAGCTGCGCGCGCAGGGCGTCAGCGAAGCTGAAGGCCTGGTCGAAAAGGCCCGCGAAGAATCCGAAAAAATCAGCGAGACGCTTGCTGCAGAACTGCAGGGCGAGCTCGAAAAGGCGCGCACGAGCCTCAAGGCCCAGGCCGACGAGATCTCCGGCGCCATCGTGACCCGCCTGCTTGGAAAGGGGGCCTGAGCCGCATGAAGAAGACGCTGCTTTCGCTCCTGCCCGCCGCCGCGCTCGTCGCCGTGCTGGCAACGCTCTCTTTCGCCGCCGAAGGTCATGGCGGCGGCCACGGCGGTGAAGGCGGACACGAAGCCGCCGCTGCCGCCGAGCATGGCTTCCAGGGGATGAAGATCCTCTATCACTGCATCAACTTCGGCATTCTGGTGGGCGTGCTGACCTACTTCCTGCGCGCCCCGCTCCGTGAGTTCCTTGTCCAGCGTCGCCGCGACGTGCAGGAAGCCCTCAGCTCCGCCGCCCGCGCCCGCGAAGAGGCCGAGGCGCTGCTCGCCGAATACAAGAAGAAGCTTGAGAATGCCGACGCCGAGGCCAAGAGCCTGCTCGAAGAAATCGTCGAGCACGGCAATGCGGAGAAGGCCCGGCTCATCGAGCAGGGCAAGGCCCAGGCCGAGAAGCTCATTGCCGACGCCGGCCGCGCCGCCGATCGCGAGATCGCGCGCGCCCGCATCGCCCTGCAGGCCGAAGCCCTTGAGCTTGGTGCGAAGCTCGCCGCCGAGCGCCTGACCAGGGAAATCGGTGATGCCGAGCGCAAGCGCTACAACGAAGAATTCATCACGAAGCTGGACGGTCTTCAGTCATGATC from the Chrysiogenia bacterium genome contains:
- a CDS encoding hypoxanthine phosphoribosyltransferase (catalyzes the formation of inosine monophosphate from hypoxanthine and 5-phospho-alpha-D-ribose 1-diphosphate), whose product is MREDNLEPFLSSDKIAERVAALGEQISADLAAEELVVIGLLKGSFIFMADLVRHITLPLQIEFVRASSYGDQATSSGKVIMSIGAPFNLKDKHVLIVEDVLDTGLTLTRTLSTVRAQRPASVRTAALLAKSSAPTEAREAIDYVGFEIGEEYIVGYG
- a CDS encoding polymer-forming cytoskeletal protein → MSKRDAPAVSGGQGNLNAILDRGTQYEGKLTFEGTVLINGQFSGEIFTKDHLIVGEHGQVSADIQAGSIQISGEVNGSIRAGTKVEILSTGRFRGELNVPPQCLKIEPGAILDGTVHMDQGGKQAQQPQPQEKAG
- a CDS encoding ATP synthase F0 subunit B, yielding MLTPDWTYFPQLAIFLATVVFLNLVLLRPFRKVLADREQGTTETDSEAGDLRAEAGRLEADYDARLKAARDQATAQRAELRAQGVSEAEGLVEKAREESEKISETLAAELQGELEKARTSLKAQADEISGAIVTRLLGKGA
- a CDS encoding ATP synthase F0 subunit B; protein product: MKKTLLSLLPAAALVAVLATLSFAAEGHGGGHGGEGGHEAAAAAEHGFQGMKILYHCINFGILVGVLTYFLRAPLREFLVQRRRDVQEALSSAARAREEAEALLAEYKKKLENADAEAKSLLEEIVEHGNAEKARLIEQGKAQAEKLIADAGRAADREIARARIALQAEALELGAKLAAERLTREIGDAERKRYNEEFITKLDGLQS